The proteins below are encoded in one region of Polypterus senegalus isolate Bchr_013 chromosome 2, ASM1683550v1, whole genome shotgun sequence:
- the LOC120524330 gene encoding olfactory receptor 6-like, whose amino-acid sequence MPNVSLTSSVQQFIIVGFPGFQDLKSKTLFSAFFLTAYLLICLGNLTIILTLTMDENLHKPMYVLVCSLAILDIAFSSVTVPRILAILMFDSNISFDGCFVQLFLFHAVGSSQSFLLMLMAYDRFVAICNPLRYPTIMTNRVILKFMHLYCELASVVRLACADISVNNYVTLAIAMSVMIIPLTYILYSYVRIIMSVLKIASSEGRVKAFSTCGTHLVVIFIFLLTAVCVHISNRIPGTSEDVRIMAAGVQNVIPPLMNPVIYCLRAKEIRDSFVKTLRKCKILSF is encoded by the exons ATGCCTAATGTCAGTCTGACGTCATCAGTTCAGCAGTTCATTATTGTTGGCTTTCCAGGATTTCAAGATCTTAAGAGCAAAACCCTTTTTTCTGCGTTTTTCCTGACTGCCTACCTGTTAATCTGCCTGGGGAATCTCACCATCATTTTAACACTCACAATGGATGAAAATCTGCACAAGCCCATGTATGTGCTGGTTTGCAGTCTGGCCATTCTAGACATTGCTTTTTCGTCTGTCACAGTTCCGAGAATACTGGCCATTCTCATGTTTGACAGCAATATATCTTTTGATGGCTGTTTCGTgcagctttttcttttccatGCTGTAGGAAGTTCACAGTCCTTTCTCTTGATGCTAATGGCATATGACAGATTTGTGGCTATCTGTAATCCACTTCGGTATCCCACCATTATGACCAATCGAGttatattgaaat TTATGCATCTCTATTGTGAACTTGCTTCTGTGGTCCGACTGGCTTGTGCTGACATTTCAGTTAACAATTATGTGACTTTGGCCATTGCTATGTCTGTTATGATTATCCCCTTGACCTATATTTTATATTCCTATGTAAGGATTATCATGTCAGTGCTCAAAATTGCCAGTTCAGAAGGACGGGTCAAGGCTTTCTCTACATGTGGAACACACCTGGTGGtaatttttatctttcttttaacTGCTGTTTGTGTTCATATTTCCAACCGGATTCCAGGCACCTCTGAAGATGTACGCATCATGGCAGCAGGGGTCCAAAATGTGATTCCTCCACTAATGAACCCAGTCATCTACTGCTTGAGAGCTAAAGAGATTAGAGATAGCTTTGTAAAAACTCTTCGAAAGTGTAAAATATTATCATTCTGA